From the genome of Asterias amurensis chromosome 17, ASM3211899v1, one region includes:
- the LOC139949854 gene encoding quinone reductase-like, whose protein sequence is MASKLKVILFLGTYRENRLGERVAKFMINQLEQDGKHEVDFMDAEKLDLPILKKALHFYKDQTEAPQVLQDAKKKIMEADAYVFVSGEYNHSIPPGLTNMIDHFPTSIFAYKPSAIVCYSPGMYGGMRAAMHLRCFLGEIGCLPVSNIFGIPKCHATLSEAGEPLDDHLVKGAKTIIGQLDWNAHAMKNHRELVGLPK, encoded by the exons ATGGCAAGCAAGCTAAAAGTTATCTTATTCCTCGGGACATACCGAGAAAATAGGCTTGGCGAGAGAGTGGCCAAGTTCATGATAAATCAGCTGGAACAAGATGGTAAACACGAGGTAGATTTCATGG ATGCAGAAAAGTTGGACCTCCCCATCTTGAAGAAGGCGCTGCACTTTTACAAAGATCAGACGGAGGCACCTCAAGTCTTGCAAGATGCTAAGAAGAAGATCATGGAGGCGGACGCGTATGTCTTCGTATCGGGAGAGTACAACCACTCCATACCCCCAGGCCTGACTAACATGATCGATCATTTCCCAACGTCGATTTTTGCCTACAAGCCTTCAGCCATCGTTTGCTACTCACCAG GAATGTATGGTGGCATGCGAGCAGCGATGCATCTTAGATGTTTCCTCGGTGAGATTGGTTGCCTTCCCGTCTCTAACATCTTCGGCATTCCTAAATGCCATGCAACTCTTTCGGAAGCTGGAGAGCCACTCGACGACCACCTGGTAAAAGGGGCCAAGACGATCATCGGCCAGTTGGATTGGAACGCCCACGCCATGAAGAACCACCGCGAGCTCGTAGGCTTACCCAAGTAG